From Chrysemys picta bellii isolate R12L10 chromosome 1, ASM1138683v2, whole genome shotgun sequence:
GTAATATTTAACAGTGTTAGCACATACAGAGCATTGATAAACACGAGTCAAAGAAAGGCAGGAGTAAGTCAGTGGTTACTGGATTCTTCCTGGGAAGCAGTAGCATCCCCTCTTGTAAAAGGATCTTTAAGAGTTTTCTTGGGAAGAGCTGGGAAAGGATGTTGGGCATAACTCCTCCTTCAGCAATAGTCACATCGGCAAACAGCTTGTTCAGCTCTTCATCATTCCTCACGGCCAACTGGATGTGTcgtggcccaatcctgcttttcttGTTTTCACGGGCAGCATTTCCTGACAGTTCCAATATCTCAGCAGTCAGATATTCCAGCACAGCCGCCAGGTAAACTGGAGCACCAGAACCTATTCTCTCAGCATAGTTCCCTCTTTTGAGAAGCCGGTGGACACGACCCACTGGGAATTGCAGACCAGCCTTCGCTGACTTTGTTTTTCTTGATAGAACTGCAGGTTTTGCAGCCACCACATTTTTCTTTCCACGTCCAGACATTCTAATATCAAACCGGAGAAGCAGAACTATGTTAGGACTTTGTAAGAGCATTCAAGTGCTTGAGCTACAGCAATATAAGAAGAGCCAAAATGGTAGCAAGGTTAAGTATACCCTCCTACTCCCACACCTAGATTTATTCACAAACTCACAAGTAAagagagcccctcccccagaaaACCCACCTTGACAATTCCTTAATGATT
This genomic window contains:
- the LOC101934633 gene encoding histone H2A-beta, sperm-like; the protein is MSGRGKKNVVAAKPAVLSRKTKSAKAGLQFPVGRVHRLLKRGNYAERIGSGAPVYLAAVLEYLTAEILELSGNAARENKKSRIGPRHIQLAVRNDEELNKLFADVTIAEGGVMPNILSQLFPRKLLKILLQEGMLLLPRKNPVTTDLLLPFFDSCLSMLCMC